ATGCAGGGGTCACCGAAAAATTGTTTGCTGCAAGAACCTCTCTCACTAGGTCGACAATTTCAGGGTTGTCGTCGATAATAAGAGCTTTCAGTTGCATCACATACCTCGCAGGACAGGGCTTACCAATTCAGTTTTCCGAAAAACCTCCGTTCATTATCCCAAAAAAGCTGGGGGATGACAAAGGTAAAAGCTAGGTATAAGGTTCTCAGAGTCGGCTGCAAAGCTGCTTAGAGCTTGTTTGCGTTGGCTTGATAGGTAGAAATGTGAATGCCTTGGTATTTATGGCTGTTGGACCTTAAGAAAGTTTCCAATGGGATATCAATCACCGTATCTCGTGGTAGATCAGCATGCCTGAGAAAAAGTTTCTGGTCTTTGCGAACAGCGATTCCTAGGTGGCCGACGATAAGAGGACTTCCAATCTTCTCGATAAAACGGTCGGGGTTGCGACTCACAAAAACTAAAAGTGCACCCGTTGGAATCTTGGCTGCTAGGGGTTTTAGCTTTGCTCTGGCTTTCACCAAATTCACCGGATCGTTGCTACCGGGGAACAGCGCCACGGTTTCCCTGGTTTCATGATAAAGCTCGCTAATTGGAATAAATGCTAGCCTTGCCTGGGGAGTCTGAGGCAAGCCTGATTTTGTAAATGCCTCATGGTCGCGCTTTTCCTTAGTCTTTAAAAACCATTGCACCTTATCAATCCGCCGCGAAATTGTTTTTGCTTTCGGGAACAATTTGGCTGTTTCGTCTATAAGAACCTGCTTTTGCCATAGGTTCGGCAGCCAGTCGCTGGACATAAAGTGGCGGCGATAAGCCTCGGTCTCAGGCTTTTTAAAATAACGAAGTTGGTGAAGGTGATGGTAATAGTCTTGTTGGCCCCGGCTCATGACGCGACTTAATGTCGCTTCAACCAGGGTTTGGCAGTCGAACTGTGGCGCCTTGTCCAGTGGCCTTAGGAGAACTGATTGGTGAGAGCTGTAGGGTGCGCCTATGAAGGCCTCACTGGCTTGAACAAGGGCGATGCCAGCTGTGTTTGCACGAATGGGGTCATTGCCAAGACCGAGCTGAGCTAGAATCAGTAAGCAAAGACTTGCACTGTAGAACCGGGCTTCTTTCTCTGATTTTAACAGCATGATACGTCTCTCAGGGGGTGTTGAGCCACCCCCTGGATTTCCTATTGGCCCATGAAGGGGTAGCGGTAGTCGGTGATAGAAAGGAAGTTTTCCTTAACCGTGCGGAACGAAGCCCAGCGCAAAAGGTTCAGCATACTTCCCGCCTTGTCATTGGTGCCAGAAGCACGACCACCGCCGAAAGGCTGCTGACCCACCACCGCGCCGGTGGGCTTATCATTAATATAAAAGTTACCAGCTGCATGTACAAGAGTCTTAGCCATGTGATCGATGACATGACGATCTTTTGCAAAGATAGCGCCTGTTAGAGCATACTTGGTGCTGCTATCACAGATGGCTAAAGTTTCTTCAAATGCCTCATCTTCGTAGACGTAGATTGTGAGGACGGGGCCAAAGATTTCTTCAACCATTGATTTGTAATGAGGGTTGGATGCTTCGATAATCGTTGGTCTTATGAAATACCCTTTAGAATCATCATACTCACCGCCCACTACAATTTCCGCGTCCTTTGCCTGCTTCGCATGATCGATATAAGAGGCGATCTTGTCGAAGGATCGCTTATCTATCACGGCACTCATGAAGTTGTGGAAATCTTCCACATCGCCCATTTTTATTGATTTTACAGTTTCTACAAGGGCAGGCTTAAGCTTCGACCATAAGCTTTTGGGAACATAGGCTCGTGATGCTGCAGAACACTTTTGACCTTGAAATTCGAAAGCTCCTCGAACAAGAGCGGTGCAAAGCTCCTGAGCATCGGCACTACTATGGGCAAAAACAAAGTCTTTGCCACCAGTCTCCCCGACGATCCTGGGATAATAGCGGTAGTTGTTGATGTTCTTGCCAACCTCTTGCCAGAGGTGATTGAATGTGGCAGTGGAGCCGGTAAAATGGATGCCCGACAATTCAGGGTGAGGCAAGAGCACAGAGCTAAGCTCCTGCGGGTCGCCAGAGATCATATTGATCACACCCTTGGGGAGTCCCGCTTCTTCCAAAATGCGCAGCCCCAGATAAGCACCGTGCATGCTGGTGGGGGCGGGCTTCCAGATCACAGCACATCCCATCAAGGCTGGTGCTGCTGGCAGGTTGACCGCAATGGACGTAAAGTTGAACGGCGTGATGGCGTAGACAAAGCCTTCAAGGCCTCGGATTTCGCTTCGATTCCACATACCAAAGGCAGAGCCAGGTTGTTCGCTATATATCTGCTCGGCGTAATGAACATTAAATCTGAAGAAGTCGATCAGCTCACAGGCAGCATCGATTTCCGCCTGGTGAACAGTTTTCGACTGGCCCAGCATCGTCGCTGCATTCATCTCAGCTCGATACTTGGTTGCGAGAAGGTCCGCAGCTTTTAAGAAGACAGCTGCTCGTGCTTCCCAGGGAAGTGCGGCCCATTCCTTGCGAGCTTTCAGAGCTGCGTCGATTGCAGACTTAGCATGATCTGCGGTTCCTTGGCTTACCTCTGCGATCACCTGCTGGTGATCGTGAGGGCAAACCACCTTATCTTTTGTGTCTGTAAATATTTTGTCACCATCGATGACCATCGGAATCTGGGTGATTTCAGATTTTTGGCGTTTCAGTTCTTGGATCACTGCCTCTCGCTCAGAAGTGCCTGGGCTGTAGGCTAAAACCGGCTCATTGCTTGGTTTGGGAGTGATTGATCTTGCGTTTGACATACAGTGGACCCTCTTTAAACAGATTTGATGTTCAGGCCTACCATAATAGGCATCAGTCCTGAAAAGGCAAGCTACATAGTCCCCTGAAGATAAACGTAACTATGCTAAAATAGCAGCCTTGCACAGTGGGTTGGAGGAGAGACAAAGGCCTAAGCTTCTGACTGTCTCGAAGCGAGCAAGAGTATGAAACTGTGCTTGAAGTATGTGTAGGGATGAGTTTGTGCGAGTCGACGGTTTTTGAGAAAAGGAAGAAAAAAACCCAGTCCAGCAAGGACTGGGTTGAAAAAGCCTGTGGTGGCTTTCTCGCATCTACAGGGTTAGCTGCCGAAGTAGGACTTGAGGCCTGCGGAATCAGTAGTCATTCCTTTTTGGCCTTCTTCCCAGTTCGCGGGGCAAACTTCGCCGTGCTCTTCGTGGAATGCAAGGGCATCTACGAGGCGGAGAAATTCGTCAATGTTACGGCCAAGAGGCAGATCATTGATGGTTTGCTGCCGTACAAGCCCCTGAGAGTCGATGAGGAACGCACCGCGAAGTGCAACTCCGTCTTCGTGAAGTACATCGAAATCCCTTGAAATGGTCTTATGGATATCTGAAATCACAGGGTATGTAACTCCTTCGATCCCACCATCTTCTTTAGGAGTATTGAGCCATGCTAGGTGGCTGAACTCGCTATCGATAGATACTGCGAGAACCTCAGTGTTCTTAGAACGGAAGTCTTCTAGCTTCTCTTGGAAAGCATGCAACTCAGTTGGGCAAACGAAGGTGAAATCCAGTGGGTAAAAGAAGAGAAGAACGTTCTTTCCTCGGTAGTCAGAAAGACTGATCTCTTTGAACTCTTTATTGACAACGGCTTTAGCTGTGAAATCTGGAGCAGGTTTGTTAACAAGAACTCCCATGATATTCTCCTTTCGGGGTCAAAAACGCAGCGTTATTCGCACTAGTTAATAGAGGTTGATCGAATCACATGTCCTAGGTCTTGTCAAGGTGATACAGAAAGGCGGGAACCTTTTACAACAAGCCCGTTCAAGAGCTGGATGCTTGGGTTAAAGTCAGTACGAAACTTGTTGGGTGACGCAGGTTGACAAGCTCCAAAGTCGCACCATTTTGCTGAGCCAAAGACTGGGATGTGGACAATCCTAGCCCAGTCCCTTCACCAACATCTTTGGTAGTGTAAAAGGCATCAAATATGCGATGCCGAAGGTCAGGCTCCACTCCAGGGCCGTTGTCGTTTACTGCGAGGCAGGTAGCTCCCAACTGATCGCGCCACACGATGATCATAACTTCTCGATGAGTTTGTGCGGGAACTCGATGCAAAGCTTCAAAGGCATTGTTCAGTAGGTTAATGACAATTTGACAAACTTGTGCGCTGCTGGCCACAACCAGATCATCGCTGTCCGGGAGTTCGTTGCTTAGCTTCAGGTTAATGCCATCCTTATTAAAACGTGCTTTGGTTAGAATCAGGACGCTATGGATGATTTCAAGGAGTGAGCATGGTTGCAGTTGAGGGTTGCCTGTACTCTCAGAAACATTTTTTAAGCTGTCGATGACCCGTTTCATCCGATCCAAGGCGCTGGTGATGCCGATTCGTGATCGATCGAGTAGGTTGGGTGTGAGGCGCCCTTGGTCTGCTGCCTTGCTTAAGTTTTGGCTATAGCCTTGAATAATAGCCATGGGGTTATTCAACTCGAAAGCGATTCCAGCTGCTAGGTGGCCTATAGCTGCGAGCTTCTCCTGCTGGATAAGGCGATGCCCGGCATCATCGATTTGCCGGTCCAAGAGTTTAATATGCTCTTTGTGCTGCTGGTTGAGGCGCATGATCTCTTTTTCTTGAGCGGTTGCAAAGCTCGACATATGAGACAAACGACTAGCCAGTTGAAGGCTGTCGATGGCTAAAACAGCTGTCAAAATAGTGGAACTCCAAACAAGATCCATTCTCCCCATATCGATAAATTGGCGAGAGAAACTTGTGTAGTCAATAAATGTTGCAGCGACCAGGCCGGCTAGTGTTAGGTACTGCATTGGGTTTCCCCTCACAAAGCGAAGGTCGAACCAAGCGCTGTGAATGCCAATGGTAATGACAACCAAAAGATAGAATATAAGGAGCCATTCAAACACGCGGGTGTGAACAGGGTGCGGTGCACTTAGGGTTGCAAGAACAGCAGTACCAAAGGCAAACAGGATGATATATTGAAATGCTAGGGGAAATGTTTTTGGGCGCATACAGCGAATCAGGTCGACAGCTAAAGGTACAATGGAGCCAAATACCAAGACCTTGAGTATGTGATAGGGTCGCCACGGAATCGTTTCGAAAAACAGTGGCAGAATACTATAGTCCTCGTCAATAAAGGGGCGCAAAGTAATGGCCATAGCAATTAAAAAAAGCCTAACGATGCTAGGGTTGTTATAGCCTACGAAAAAAAGGCCCATATGATACAAACCAAGGATCATGGCACAGCCTGCCAGCAACATAGACAGTGCAAACTCCCTATTTTTATTCTGTTGAAAGCTTTTCTCCTTTGAAATGATGAGGGGTGAGGTGACGCCACCGATATGGTGATGGAAACTTGAGACCTGTAAAACAATATCGAGAATCTGGGTTCCAGGTATTAAACTGAAATGAAGGTCGCCTAGGCTTGGAGTCTCTTCCTGGGAGGTCCGACCCACAATTCCTTTTTGCGCCTTAAGTTCACCGTTGACATATAGTCGATACGCAGATGGAATTGCAGACATAGAAATCGCAAGGGGAATACTAGGGTCAGGATCATGGAGTAGGTGGACGATGAGCCTGTAGCTCGCAAAACGCTGATCATCGTCGTCCCATACTTTAGGAACTGGCGCGAATTTTCGTTGGAAGGGACGGATTTGGTCCATATCATCGCTTTCCACCAAATCGCCCATGTACTGCCAAGAGCCACGAATCGTTACAACATCAAACTGGTAGATTTCGCTGGGGGCAATATTAACCATGCCCTGATTAGCCTGGAATCCTATGCTAGCGTATAGGGGTAAGCTGTTGAGCGATATCAAAAATAGGATACTTAGAAGATTCAAAGAACCACCCTTGACTTCGACTTTTTCAGGCAGCTAGAGATCGGATTCTTACCGAAAGTGATCTGGGTAAATCATGCTTAGTTGTGGGGATTCCTCAAGATTCCTTGAGGCAAATAATCCAACAAAAAGAGTTCTTAAGAATTTCATGAGTGATTATTAGATATTATCATATTGGCACTTAACTTGCTCTTATCGAGCGTTGGCTAAATTTTTTAAAAGTGACTCACTTGATTCTTACCAATCGAGTGTTACTTTAAGAATAGGGAAGAGATTCCCGATCGTTCACTCAGAATGGAGGAACTCCATATGGTACTCAAAACTGCCTTTCTTCACATGGACCGAACTGAAGCCATTGAGGACTTTGCACAGAAGAAGCTAGGAGCCAAGATCGATCGACTCACCCAAGGACCTACCGGTGGTAATCTCACCTTCCTGGTCAACAAAGAGGACCAGATTGTTAAGCTCCGGTTGAAAGACAAGAAAGGAGATGAAATTGCCCTTCATGCAGCTGCACAAGACATGTATGTGGCCATCAACAAACTTGCGAATCAACTGGATAAATACCTGAGGCGTCGCAAGGATAAACGCTTGAAAGGTAGATTCAAAGACAAGTACCGAGAATTGGAGTTCTTCGAAGAACAAGAAGAAGCTGCTCTTGAAACTGCTTAAAAAAGAACATGCGAAGGGAGGCTAAGCCTCCCTTTTTGTTTATATTGTTTCTTATAGAAAAAAGCTTCACCCTGAAAGCCTTTCACTGCTCTGTGATTGCCTAGTGCTTAGTCACATTGGATTCTCGGCTAGGCGTCGAGGAATGAATGAGGAGATAGTACTCCCGTACAGCGACGATTGAGAGACGAAGACAACAACGCCAAGGATTCAATGTGACTAAGCACTAGAAAAGGGGAGATGCGATGCGTAGGATATTCCCAAGGTGGCGCTCGACAAATCTTATCTTATTGACTTCTAGCTGCTCGGAACGTGAAATATCGTTCATTAGCATTTCATAGACTTCAAGGCTAAATGATTCGTTCTCTACAAGAACACTGGTTTCAAAGTTGAGGTAGATGGAACGGTTGTCGAAATTGCTAGAGCCAACCAATGCTTTCTCCTGATCGACCAAGACGACTTTCTGATGCATAAACCCAGCTTGATACAGGTAAATCTGTGCGCCTCGATGACAAAGTCTACGAACATAGTGATTATTTATGATCTGAACCACAATAGAATCTGTGCGCTCTGGTACGATGATGACCACCTTGATATCTTTTATGATGGCAAGTTCTAGGCAACGTTCGAGAACCAAATCTGGAATTAGGTAAGGGGTTGCAATGTAGATACTCTCCTTGGCATTTTGAATTAAATTCATAAATAAGTAGAGCCCGTAATCCAAGTCATCCCCTGGGCCAAATGAGTAAACTTTGGTCGCACAAGGGCCTTGAGGAATATGTTCACTCCTATGGTCGAGGGCCGTGTCCAGTGGTTCTCGATATTTAGGTGATGCAGCGAAAGACCAGTCGTCCGCGAATGTTTGGCTGAACTGGGCACAACCAGGCCCCTCGATTTTGAGCTGGGTATCTCGCCAGTGCTTTTCGATACCAAGGTACTCAACACCGACATTCATACCTCCCATGAATGCTTTGTGACCATCGATAACAATGATCTTGCGGTGATTACGGAAATTGATTTGAAAGTTAAATCGAATCCTAAGTGGTAGAAACCTTGCAACATAAATACCGTTCTGCTTCATATTGCGGGTGTGGGTCCCAGTAAGACCCAAAGATCCCAAGTTGTCATAAAGGAAGAAGACCTTCACACCTTGCTGAGCTTTCTTGATAAGCAAGTCGATAAACTTAAGACCCAGTCGATCCGTTCGAAAGATATAGTATTGAATCAGGATGTAGTCTTTAGCATTCTCGATCTCGGCAAAAATCTCGTCGAATGTACCTTGCCCCGAGGTTAAAAGATGAATCTTGTTATAACTTGTGAGGGGGGGGTAATCGTGATTACGGCCTTTAAGGCGTTTTCGTCGTCGCTTGCTATAAAGTCTTAGCTTACTTTGACCTAAGAAAAAATATAGGGGAACCCCTAAGAAAGGGAATGAGATATTGATCAGAATCCAGGTGGCGGCAGCCGAAGGGTTCATCTCACTCGATACGATGGCCCAGACATTTCGAATTGCTAGCGCATAGACACATCCGATTAGCACAGAATAGATGACAGCATCAACAGGTTGGAATATATCAATCATGGCGTAGGTACTCTCTCCGTAGTCGACGCTCTAAGGCTAGCAGATAAGGAGGCTAGGACAAAGACATATCCCGCAGGGTCCGCGGTGCTTGGTACAAAAGGTAGGATTTCACTCTTTTAGTCTTGTCCAAGTGGTTTCATTTGGTGCAAAATTTTGATTCTTTTGCTGGAATGCGAATTGCTTAGAAGCTGAAACGAGAGCATAGAATCGAATCTAGCCCTTGCTATAAAAGCTAAATACGAAATCCGACACCCTAGAGTGGAGATCGAGTTATGAAACAAGTTGACATTGCGTCCCTTAAGTCACTAATTGCCGAAAGTAATCGGATCGTCACAGGGATGGCTGCTGCTGAACCGCAACAGTTTTACAGCTTCCTATCGGAGCATTCCGAACTTATTGGCGATGGTAAAACTCTCTATTGTGCCAACCCGAGTCGGGCCTACGGTTGTTTTCAAGATGAAGGCTTCGATCAACTTCAGGTAGTTGTCATGTTTTTAACCTCTGCCGTACGGAAGTTGTCCGGCAAGCGTGTGCAGTACTTCCCTCATCACCTCTCTCAGTGGGCAGGACATCTCACCAAGCGCGGTATTGATCTTTTCTGGGGCAGCTGTAGTTTGCCTGATGATCGAGGCTTTGTCAGTCTAGGGCCATCTTGTTGTTATGAGTCCGAAGTGATAGCAAGAGCCAAGCATGTGGTACTTGAAGTGAACCCTCATATTCCCATGACCTATGGCAGCACAACCGTTCGTCTAGAGGATGTCGACTATCTGGTCGAGTCTCATCAGGAGCTACCAGAAGTTCAGAGAGCGTCCATCACTGAGACCGACGAGAAAATTGCCCGGCATATTGCGGCCCTCATTCCTGATGGAGCTACCCTTCAGCTTGGCATTGGTTCGATTCCTAACGCGATTGGCAAGGCCCTGGCAGACAAGCAAGATCTTGGCATTCATACTGAAATGATCAACGACACCATGATGGATCTCTATTGTGATGGGGTTGTGACGGGCCGCAAAAAAACTCGCTGGCCAGGTAAGCTGGTCGGGAGCTTTGCCTACGGTAGTCGGAAACTCTATGACTTTATCGATAAAAATCCTCTTGTCGAGCTACATCCGGCATCTGTCGTTAACGACCCTTATAGGCTTGGCAAGAATCATAAGATGATGTCGATAAACACGGCTGTTGAAATTGATATTACGGGGCAGGTCTGCTCAGAGTCTGTCGGGCATCGTGAGCTAAGTGGTGTTGGTGGAGCTAGTGAAACCCATATCGGAGCACAACGATCGCCAGAAGGTAGAGGCATCATTGCTATGCATGCGCGAGCCAAGAATGGTCAGTCAAAGATCGTTTTCGAACTTCAACCAGGTGCCAAAGTCAGCATCTCCCGCAACGACATCGATACTGTGGTCACAGAATTTGGGGTTGCTCAGCTAAAAGGTATGACGGTTCGGGAGCGAGCCCTAGCCTTGATCGACTTAGCTCATCCCGATGTGCGAGCTGAGCTGCTTGAATCATGTCGTAAAGCAGGTTATATATGAGGTTTGGACAATCTATGAGCCCTATTTGAGGGCTTGGATCGCATCATCGAATGTGATGATGGTCATATCGTTATGACGAACAGCGATGCTTAGAGTATCGCTATCAAAGTTGCTGGAGATAGAAATCTCGCTAAGTTTTGTTTCGTCTTGAAGAATTTGTTCTTGATCCAGATTGAAGGTGAAAAACACACTATTTAGATACATATCAATCCGCTCGCTAGTAGTTTCGCGACTGACGAATATATCGAGGGCTAAAACTTCGAGTCCTTCCACAACACCACTGTATGGGAAATACCAGCCTGTATAGATTTGATCGCCAATCATAAACCCAAAAGATTTAGGCGGGTAATAGGTGGGGGTTTCAAGTCCGATATCATCGAGGTAGTCTTCTTTATAATTTAGCTTAGCTTCCCAGGCGAAACCAGTTTCCGGGGAGCCCATACATTGCCACAACCTGGTGGGGTAGAGTGCTGACACTGTAAGACGACCGACATCTTCCTTTGGGCAGTCTACGGTGCTCTGGTTATAGGGAAGGTCATCATTTTGATATTTAGATATGGAGAAAAATGCTTCGAGGGAGAAGCTTACTTCAGGTTCAGGAGTATCGACGGGGGCAGGAGTTCCCTCTTCAGGAGGGAGGTCGGTACCAAGATTCGCATCAGCATCAGGATCAGATGGTGGTGTTACCGTTTGCACTTCGGCCTCGACGAGTGGGCCTCGGCTATCGTTGCTATTGCAAGCGCCGAGTCCTAAAACAACAAGTACAGTCCAAAAAGATAGGTATGAATTCAATGCATTGGCTCCTGTGTCAGTCACTCCTACACCTATCAGGGAGCAAGGTTTAGACCATCTATAACTAACAGATATTACTAGTTTTTGACTTGTCGAGGGATTGGTCAAGTGCCGGCAGGGAGCAAGGAGGAAAATTTTATACAAGCGCTTGTCGTGGTATCGGCCATCTATTAGACAGAAATTCAATATCACGGATTTTAAGCGCATGGGTTTAAATCCGTGATCACTCGGCAACAATTGCCATTTGAAATCCCTTAAGTAAAACCCTACAATAAAAGCTGGGAGCCCTCATAAATTAGGAAAAATATTGAATAAATACAGATTCTTAAGCTTTGTATGGACCTTGCTTAGCACGGCGCTCATCGGCGCGCCAAAGCCATGCCTGTATTTTCCAATCCATCGTGACTTTCCCATGTCACAAGCCTGCTCCATCGTGGAACATCAGGATATGGATGGCGATGGCGAGCTTGACTGGCGCTGGAACCGAAACTTTGGGAGTTTAGTATTCCCAGGGGATCCTGATATGGATGGGGATGGACTTGAAAACTTCTTGGACCACCAGCCTCTTCGTTTTAATGAAAATATTTCTCATGTGAGGAGCTTCCCAAGTTATGGTTTATCAGATGATTCCAAAATAGCAGACATGCAAAAGAAGTTATTTGATCTCTCGGGCATCTATGCAATTGTGAATCAGGGTGACTTTGATCCGCGCTTCCTAAAGGCTGCCATCGAGATCTTCTCGTCACCAATAGGTTTGAAAATAAAGGATAAGCTCTCTCGGGTTCGGTATATGTTCGCCTTTAAGGAGTTGTCGCGGCCGCAGGCCCTTGGTCTCTACTTAGAGCCGATTGATGCCATCGTTATACGAACTGATTTGAGTGATCTAAGCTACCAGGAGCTAGTTGAGC
This is a stretch of genomic DNA from Pseudobacteriovorax antillogorgiicola. It encodes these proteins:
- a CDS encoding N-acetylmuramoyl-L-alanine amidase-like domain-containing protein; the encoded protein is MLLKSEKEARFYSASLCLLILAQLGLGNDPIRANTAGIALVQASEAFIGAPYSSHQSVLLRPLDKAPQFDCQTLVEATLSRVMSRGQQDYYHHLHQLRYFKKPETEAYRRHFMSSDWLPNLWQKQVLIDETAKLFPKAKTISRRIDKVQWFLKTKEKRDHEAFTKSGLPQTPQARLAFIPISELYHETRETVALFPGSNDPVNLVKARAKLKPLAAKIPTGALLVFVSRNPDRFIEKIGSPLIVGHLGIAVRKDQKLFLRHADLPRDTVIDIPLETFLRSNSHKYQGIHISTYQANANKL
- the pruA gene encoding L-glutamate gamma-semialdehyde dehydrogenase, whose product is MSNARSITPKPSNEPVLAYSPGTSEREAVIQELKRQKSEITQIPMVIDGDKIFTDTKDKVVCPHDHQQVIAEVSQGTADHAKSAIDAALKARKEWAALPWEARAAVFLKAADLLATKYRAEMNAATMLGQSKTVHQAEIDAACELIDFFRFNVHYAEQIYSEQPGSAFGMWNRSEIRGLEGFVYAITPFNFTSIAVNLPAAPALMGCAVIWKPAPTSMHGAYLGLRILEEAGLPKGVINMISGDPQELSSVLLPHPELSGIHFTGSTATFNHLWQEVGKNINNYRYYPRIVGETGGKDFVFAHSSADAQELCTALVRGAFEFQGQKCSAASRAYVPKSLWSKLKPALVETVKSIKMGDVEDFHNFMSAVIDKRSFDKIASYIDHAKQAKDAEIVVGGEYDDSKGYFIRPTIIEASNPHYKSMVEEIFGPVLTIYVYEDEAFEETLAICDSSTKYALTGAIFAKDRHVIDHMAKTLVHAAGNFYINDKPTGAVVGQQPFGGGRASGTNDKAGSMLNLLRWASFRTVKENFLSITDYRYPFMGQ
- a CDS encoding peroxiredoxin gives rise to the protein MGVLVNKPAPDFTAKAVVNKEFKEISLSDYRGKNVLLFFYPLDFTFVCPTELHAFQEKLEDFRSKNTEVLAVSIDSEFSHLAWLNTPKEDGGIEGVTYPVISDIHKTISRDFDVLHEDGVALRGAFLIDSQGLVRQQTINDLPLGRNIDEFLRLVDALAFHEEHGEVCPANWEEGQKGMTTDSAGLKSYFGS
- a CDS encoding sensor histidine kinase, coding for MNLLSILFLISLNSLPLYASIGFQANQGMVNIAPSEIYQFDVVTIRGSWQYMGDLVESDDMDQIRPFQRKFAPVPKVWDDDDQRFASYRLIVHLLHDPDPSIPLAISMSAIPSAYRLYVNGELKAQKGIVGRTSQEETPSLGDLHFSLIPGTQILDIVLQVSSFHHHIGGVTSPLIISKEKSFQQNKNREFALSMLLAGCAMILGLYHMGLFFVGYNNPSIVRLFLIAMAITLRPFIDEDYSILPLFFETIPWRPYHILKVLVFGSIVPLAVDLIRCMRPKTFPLAFQYIILFAFGTAVLATLSAPHPVHTRVFEWLLIFYLLVVITIGIHSAWFDLRFVRGNPMQYLTLAGLVAATFIDYTSFSRQFIDMGRMDLVWSSTILTAVLAIDSLQLASRLSHMSSFATAQEKEIMRLNQQHKEHIKLLDRQIDDAGHRLIQQEKLAAIGHLAAGIAFELNNPMAIIQGYSQNLSKAADQGRLTPNLLDRSRIGITSALDRMKRVIDSLKNVSESTGNPQLQPCSLLEIIHSVLILTKARFNKDGINLKLSNELPDSDDLVVASSAQVCQIVINLLNNAFEALHRVPAQTHREVMIIVWRDQLGATCLAVNDNGPGVEPDLRHRIFDAFYTTKDVGEGTGLGLSTSQSLAQQNGATLELVNLRHPTSFVLTLTQASSS
- a CDS encoding HPF/RaiA family ribosome-associated protein, whose amino-acid sequence is MVLKTAFLHMDRTEAIEDFAQKKLGAKIDRLTQGPTGGNLTFLVNKEDQIVKLRLKDKKGDEIALHAAAQDMYVAINKLANQLDKYLRRRKDKRLKGRFKDKYRELEFFEEQEEAALETA
- the cls gene encoding cardiolipin synthase, yielding MIDIFQPVDAVIYSVLIGCVYALAIRNVWAIVSSEMNPSAAATWILINISFPFLGVPLYFFLGQSKLRLYSKRRRKRLKGRNHDYPPLTSYNKIHLLTSGQGTFDEIFAEIENAKDYILIQYYIFRTDRLGLKFIDLLIKKAQQGVKVFFLYDNLGSLGLTGTHTRNMKQNGIYVARFLPLRIRFNFQINFRNHRKIIVIDGHKAFMGGMNVGVEYLGIEKHWRDTQLKIEGPGCAQFSQTFADDWSFAASPKYREPLDTALDHRSEHIPQGPCATKVYSFGPGDDLDYGLYLFMNLIQNAKESIYIATPYLIPDLVLERCLELAIIKDIKVVIIVPERTDSIVVQIINNHYVRRLCHRGAQIYLYQAGFMHQKVVLVDQEKALVGSSNFDNRSIYLNFETSVLVENESFSLEVYEMLMNDISRSEQLEVNKIRFVERHLGNILRIASPLF
- a CDS encoding acetyl-CoA hydrolase/transferase family protein yields the protein MKQVDIASLKSLIAESNRIVTGMAAAEPQQFYSFLSEHSELIGDGKTLYCANPSRAYGCFQDEGFDQLQVVVMFLTSAVRKLSGKRVQYFPHHLSQWAGHLTKRGIDLFWGSCSLPDDRGFVSLGPSCCYESEVIARAKHVVLEVNPHIPMTYGSTTVRLEDVDYLVESHQELPEVQRASITETDEKIARHIAALIPDGATLQLGIGSIPNAIGKALADKQDLGIHTEMINDTMMDLYCDGVVTGRKKTRWPGKLVGSFAYGSRKLYDFIDKNPLVELHPASVVNDPYRLGKNHKMMSINTAVEIDITGQVCSESVGHRELSGVGGASETHIGAQRSPEGRGIIAMHARAKNGQSKIVFELQPGAKVSISRNDIDTVVTEFGVAQLKGMTVRERALALIDLAHPDVRAELLESCRKAGYI